In the Topomyia yanbarensis strain Yona2022 chromosome 3, ASM3024719v1, whole genome shotgun sequence genome, one interval contains:
- the LOC131692613 gene encoding lipase member H-like, translating into MEFRVFLLFSLYHISVAFESGSYARELSEVKLYFYAADLSKEIDISTAEQLPQYDAEKSLKVLIHGWNADRNQIAMVPVRNAYLVQNRHNLLVADWANVSGLAYRYAREMVRPVGYRIGAILGEFIHRKGITYDQMHVVGHSLGAHIAGNVGKYFGGKLARVTALDPAGPLFVRRSVDAVSSSDAQFVDAIHTDGLVLGEIVVRSHADFYPNRGIPSQPGCDVLDVVTLHACSHYRSTGFFAESILLPNNFFACKCDLKDILDNPATDCVCETRQNNLRNVAAMGEHVDTRVRGTFYLETSNVPPYGLGNSIFRQNEH; encoded by the exons ATGGAGTTTAGAGTAtttcttctattttctttgtACCACATATCGGTAGCGTTCGAAAGTGGCTCGTACGCCAGGGAGCTTTCCGAAGTAAAATTGTACTTCTATGCAGC GGATTTATCCAAGGAGATTGATATCTCGACCGCGGAGCAGCTGCCACAGTACGATGCGGAAAAATCGCTGAAGGTTTTGATTCACGGTTGGAATGCGGATCGTAATCAAATAGCAATGGTTCCAGTGCGAAATGCGTACTTGGTTCAAAACAGACACAACCTGCTGGTAGCTGATTGGGCTAATGTTTCCGGTCTTGCTTACCGATATGCTCGTGAGATGGTGCGGCCTGTCGGTTATCGGATTGGAGCGATTTTGGGCGAATTCATACATCGGAAGGGGATCACTTATGACCAGATGCACGTTGTTGGACACAGTTTAGGAGCGCATATTGCAGGCAATGTGGGAAAATATTTTGGCGGGAAACTGGCAAG AGTAACGGCACTCGATCCGGCCggtcctttgttcgttcgtcgCTCTGTAGACGCTGTCAGCAGTTCGGATGCCCAATTTGTTGATGCCATTCATACAGACGGGCTGGTGCTGGGCGAAATCGTTGTCCGAAGTCATGCTGACTTTTACCCAAATCGAGGAATTCCTAGCCAACCTGGCTGTGATGTGTTGGATGTCGTTACATTAC atGCCTGCAGCCACTACCGGTCGACGGGCTTTTTTGCCGAATCGATTCTGCTCCCGAACAACTTTTTTGCCTGCAAATGTGACCTAAAGGATATTCTCGATAATCCTGCTACGGATTGCGTCTGTGAAACAAGGCAGAACAACTTGAGAAACGTTGCTGCGATGGGTGAACACGTGGATACACG CGTCCGGGGAACTTTCTATCTGGAAACTTCTAATGTACCGCCTTATGGTCTAGGAAACAGTATATTTCGTCAGAACGAACATTAA